Proteins encoded in a region of the Planococcus citri chromosome 1, ihPlaCitr1.1, whole genome shotgun sequence genome:
- the LOC135849740 gene encoding bifunctional purine biosynthesis protein ATIC-like, whose amino-acid sequence MASKKRALISVSDKTGLLEFAERLAQNNYEIIASDGTTSYLQSAKISAKRITNVTKSPEMLGGRVKTLHPAIFAGILSRNTESDLKDIEANQFNLIDIVVCNLYPFSSVIQKPNVTQDDAIENIDIGGVALIRAAAKNHERVAVICDNADYETVISEITSSTSGDVSLETRRRLATKAFSYTSNYDSIISDYFRKEFHSNVDQRNLKYGINLHQKPAQIYSNDGSLPLKVLNGSPSYINLCDGLNGWQLVRELKQALNLPAATSFKHVSPAGVGIGVPLALDESQFCMVSDYNELSPLAAAYVRARRGDPMSSFGDFIALSDVCDVSTAQIISKEVSDGIIAPGYDEQSLEILKKKKNGAYCILQIDPNYEPSSVESRTIFGLTLQQKRNDASINEKLLSNVVTKTKELSEEAKRDLIIATITVKYTQSNSVCYAKGGQVIGVGAGQQSRIHCTRLAGEKANNWWLRHHPNVSQLKFKKGVKRAEISNAIDFYVTSDPSSVTKEELQEWLSFFDEAPKALSQEEKNKWISQLSNVALSSDAFFPFRDNVDRAKQSGVKYIVCPAGSVMDKAVVEACDQHGIILIHTDLRLFHH is encoded by the exons atggcttcAAAGAAGAGAG CATTAATCAGTGTCTCGGACAAAACCGGATTGCTAGAATTCGCTGAAAGACTAGCTCAGAATAATTACGAAATAATCGCGTCCGATGGCACCACTTCGTACTTACAAAGTGCGAAAATCTCCGCTAAACGGATTACAAATGTGACAAAAAGTCCGGAAATGCTGGGAGGACGAGTGAAAACATTGCACCCAGCGATATTCGCCG GTATTTTGTCTCGAAACACGGAATCTGATTTGAAAGATATCGAAGCGAATCAATTTAATTTGATTGATATTGTCGTCTGTAACTTGTACCCATTTAGTTCGGTTATTCAGAAACCAAACGTTACTCAAGATGATGcgattgaaaatattgatattg GTGGAGTGGCACTCATACGAGCAGCGGCGAAAAATCATGAACGAGTAGCTGTTATCTGCGACAATGCTGATTACGAAACTGTGATTAGTGAAATTACTAGTTCAACATCAGGCGATGTATCTTTGGAGACAAG ACGACGATTAGCAACGAAAGCTTTTTCGTACACATCAAATTACGATTCCATAATCAGCGATTACTTCCGTAAAGAATTTCATAGCAACGTAGatcaaagaaatttgaaatatggaaTCAATCTTCATCAAAAACCAGCTCAAATTTACAGCAATGATGGGTCATTACCATTAAAAG TTTTAAATGGTTCTCCAAGTTACATAAATTTATGCGATGGTCTAAACGGTTGGCAATTAGTACGAGAGTTAAAACAAGCCCTAAATTTACCAGCAGCTACTTCATTCAAACACGTCAGCCCTGCAGGAGTTGGTATTGGAGTGCCATTAGCGCTAGATGAG AGTCAATTTTGCATGGTATCTGATTACAATGAACTTTCACCTTTGGCAGCTGCCTATGTCAGAGCTAGAAGAGGCGATCCTATGTCTTCATTTGGTGATTTTATCGCTTTATCGGATGTTTGCGATGTTTCTACAGCTCAAATTATATCTAAAGAG GTCAGCGACGGTATTATCGCACCCGGATACGACGAacaaagtttggaaattttgaaaaagaagaaaaacggCGCATATTGTATACTTCAAATTGATCCTAATTACGAACCATCTTCGGTCGAAAGCAGAACCATCTTCGGGTTAACTTTACAGCAAAAAAGAAATGATGCTtctatcaatgaaaaattattatcaaatgtGGTTACCAAAACTAAAGAA CTTTCAGAAGAAGCGAAACGAGATCTGATTATCGCAACAATAACGGTTAAATACACTCAAAGTAATTCAGTCTGTTATGCCAAAGGTGGTCAAGTAATCGGAGTTGGTGCTGGACAACAATCTCGTATTCATTGTACTCGTTTAGCTGGGGAAAAAGCAAACAACTG GTGGTTACGTCATCATCCCAACGTCTctcaattaaaattcaaaaaaggagTCAAACGAGCCGAAATATCGAATGCTATTGACTTTTATGTTACTTCAGATCCTTCAAGTG TAACCAAGGAAGAATTACAAGAATGGTTGTCTTTCTTCGACGAAGCCCCTAAAGCACTCAGTcaagaagagaaaaataaatggATTAGTCAATTAAGCAATGTAGCTTTATCATCTGATGCATTTTTCCCATTCAGAGATAACGTAGATCGCGCTAAACAG AGTGGTGTCAAATATATAGTATGTCCCGCCGGATCAGTTATGGATAAAGCAGTTGTTGAAGCATGTGACCAACATGGCATTATCCTAATCCATACCGATTTACGTTTATTCCATCATTAA
- the LOC135849747 gene encoding tRNA-uridine aminocarboxypropyltransferase 1-like: MESDEDPFTTYNISENLKLLENVEGRAPCPKCNKSRKFFCYSCYIPMPEIKDYVPQIKLPIIKIDIVKHRQEIEGKSTSAHAAIIAPNHVSVFTFPTNVPTYPNDGKTVLIYPGKNSTSIKTYLETHPVLVRKKNENDTDNVPGRITIGDNVVELPFDKLLFVDGTWRQSRAMFSCFKDLPCVVLQTRPSHFWRHQKNSPRWYLATIEALHQSLHEIHQFSADLVDLPISECQNREYDNLLFFFRFMHNVIHTLYDHDELLSYRRPMNL, from the exons ATGGAATCCGATGAAGATCCCTTTACTACGTACAacatatctgaaaatttgaaactgctgGAAAATGTGGAAGGAAGAGCTCCATGTCCAAAATGTAATaaatccagaaaatttttctgttactCATGTTACATTCCAATGCCAGAAATTAAAGATTATGTTCCTCAAATTAAG ttgcctattattaaaattgatatagTGAAGCATCGTCAAGAAATAGAAGGCAAAAGTACTTCGGCTCATGCAGCTATAATTGCCCCTAATCACGTATCTGTCTTCACTTTTCCTACGAATGTTCCCACTTATCCTAACGATGGAAAA ACTGTTCTGATATACCCAGGCAAAAATTCCACTTCAATAAAAACTTATTTAGAAACCCACCCTGTTTTAGTGAGG aaaaaaaacgaaaatgatacCGATAATGTACCTGGTAGAATTACAATTGGTGATAATGTAGTGGAGTTACCTTTTGATAAACTTCTATTTGTTGACGGAACATGGCGTCAAAGCAGAGCTATGTTTAGTTGTTTCAAAG ATTTACCTTGCGTAGTGTTACAAACACGTCCTTCTCATTTTTGGCGTCATCAAAAAAACAGTCCCAGATGGTATTTAGCTACCATTGAAGCATTGCATCAGTCGCTTCATGAAATACATCAGTTTAGTGCCGATTTAGTAGATTTACCAATATCGGAATGTCAGAATAGGGAATACGATaatttattattcttttttcgatttatgcATAATGTTATTCATACGTTATACGATCATGATGAATTATTATCTTACAGACGACCAATGAATTTGTGA
- the LOC135849748 gene encoding facilitated trehalose transporter Tret1-like, with product MYSRSKFKPQILAAIPVALGELIAGLGYGWLSPTLKNANIHYGKHVSSIEESWIGSLHSFGRVLGPLLSLYFLDKIGRSWLLITFLISTSFIWLLLFAKYIEMIYVARILFGIACGVFEMSNAIYLAENCSSKLRLFISSFTSSFFYCGMLFEFILATYCGYDAVLWVNCGIGIVSMLSLKLLKEPAQFLIARGKYKKALKSIMYLKAIEDVKEAEAEMERMKNTVEEESHSDVQRSKKLIIVTMILHALTPWTGYETLTAFASMTFYSYNLMSENQFVILLGLVQFLISCSTMQIVNASRRRTFIMTAFVICTILHTTTATLFYLEEYKCDVPYAPWLVFCSVTIYMGVYSAVYPAIYILRGELFPIHLKARGGCVCIMANGSMEFLTTSIYLGIIKHIGNHFNFLLYSIFSAVTVIYVYYFIPETKVRTKNIKKGIPEVETAAAVSEESISESLSASTITETSSSSCSD from the exons ATGTATTCTAGAAGTAAATTTAAACCTCAAATTTTGGCAGCTATTCCAG TTGCACTAGGTGAGCTAATCGCAGGACTAGGCTACGGCTGGCTTTCGCCAACATTGAAAAATGCGAACATACACTACGGTAAACATGTCAGCTCGATCGAAGAATCCTGGATCGGATCATTACACAGTTTCGGTAGAGTACTCGGACCTCTTCTTTCGCTttactttttggataaaattggtCGAAGTTGGCTACTGATAACTTTCCTCATATCGACCTCGTTCATTTGGTTACTTTTGTTCGCCAAATACATCGAGATGATTTACGTAGCCAGAATCCTATTCGGTATCGCTTGCGGTGTATTCGAAATGTCCAACGCTATATACCTAGCTGAAAACTGCTCTTCTAAATTGAGACTATTCATCAGTAGCTTCACATCTTCCTTTTTCTACTGCGGTATGCTATTCGAATTCATATTAGCTACCTATTGCGGATACGACGCCGTACTTTGGGTCAATTGCGGTATAGGTATCGTATCCATGTTGAGTTTAAAATTACTAAAAGAACCGGCTCAATTTTTAATAGCTCGAGGTAAATATAAAAAAGCTCTTAAATCCATAATGTATTTAAAAGCGATAGAAGACGTCAAAGAAGCCGAAGCTGAAATGGAACGCATGAAGAACACAGTCGAAGAAGAATCTCATTCGGATGTCCAACGAAGCAAGAAACTCATCATCGTTACGATGATATTACACGCTCTGACTCCATGGACCGGTTACGAAACGTTGACAGCTTTTGCTTCGATGACCTTTTATTCTTATAATCTCATGTCCGAAAACCAATTCGTTATTTTATTGGGACTGGTGCAGTTTTTGATCAGTTGTTCGACCATGCAGATTGTAAACGCGTCTCGAAGAAGAACCTTCATTATGACTGCCTTTGTCATTTGCACAATTCTGCATACCACAACGGCTACTCTTTTCTATTTAGAAGAGTACAAGTGCGATGTACCTTACGCTCCTTGGTTGGTTTTTTGTTCGGTGACTATCTACATGGGGGTTTATTCGGCCGTTTATCCGGCCATTTACATACTACGAGGTGAATTATTCCCTATACATTTGAAAGCTAGGGGAGGATGTGTTTGTATTATGGCCAACGGATCGATGGAGTTTTTGACTACTTCTATTTATTTAGGTATAATTAAACATATAggtaatcatttcaattttcttctgtACAGTATATTCAGCGCCGTTACTGTAATATACGTGTATTATTTTATTCCCGAGACCAAAgtaagaacaaaaaatattaagaaagGTATTCCAGAGGTGGAAACTGCAGCCGCTGTATCTGAGGAATCAATCAGTGAATCTCTATCTGCTTCTACGATTACGGAAACTTCCTCCAGTTCGTGTTCGGATTAA
- the LOC135849750 gene encoding coiled-coil domain-containing protein 137, producing MKWDGKPYKKKNPVISKSANKDNAPPSDPDHQDVPHSMKEFMKLKQLAAAENAATKKKKNKKETNLKNSEKQQPSVKSSKKESSNVTPTPPTTKSTSDISSSKANIRKEKLQGLKKKKRLKYQKLKDKRKLKKLEKKEKVTFDTEENLKDVRKEEIKFGEVAHRPPQISVRPRKVTKTGFENRPGRKDDLLLKSLLKNTDYKKEARTPLTDKRKNLSVSDQRQIEVERQKAMLAYKNMKHKQSKLKNSFK from the exons ATGAAGTGGGATGGAAAACcctacaaaaagaaaaatccggTGATCTCCAA ATCGGCCAATAAAGACAATGCTCCTCCTTCGGATCCGGATCACCAAGACGTACCACACAGCATGAAAGAATTCATGAAACTAAAGCAGTTGGCTGCAGCTGAAAATGCTGCCactaagaaaaagaaaaacaaaaaggaaACGAATCTAAAGAATTCTGAAAAGCAACAACCAAGTgtaaaaagtagtaaaaaagaATCGTCAAATGTTACTCCTACTCCTCCTACTACTAAATCAACTTCAGATATTTCATCTTCCAAAGCGAatattagaaaagaaaaattacaaggtttgaagaagaagaaacgcttaaaatatcagaaattaaAGGacaaacgaaaattgaaaaagttggaaaagaaagaaaaagttaCCTTCGATACCGAAGAAAATTTGAAGGATGTTCGTAAAGAAGAAATTAAATTTGGTGAAGTTGCTCATAGACCTCCGCAAATTTCAGTACGTCCTAGAAAAGTAACCAAGACCGGATTTGAAAATCGA CCTGGAAGAAAAGATGATTTATTATTGAAGTCTTTGCTGAAAAACACCGACTATAAAAAAGAAGCACGAACACCTTTAACCGATAAGAGAAAGAATCTATCTGTATCTGATCAAAGACAAATAGAAGTTGAACGACAGAAAGCGATGTTAGCTTATAAGAACATGAAACATAAACAGTCTAAACTGAAGAATTCGttcaaataa